Part of the Lycium ferocissimum isolate CSIRO_LF1 unplaced genomic scaffold, AGI_CSIRO_Lferr_CH_V1 ctg17366, whole genome shotgun sequence genome, GTGAGGGGCCCCCAGGGGGCCCCAGTTGGGGCCTACGGGGTTTGGGGCGTAAATGTTAGGCCCGTCGGCCGACTAGTGTCTGCAAATTTCTTCCGTTGATTGCGCGAttcgattttttcaattttaaaccCAGAAATCCCCGAATACCTTACGGTACGTTGTGATGAGGTAAGATAttctctaccttaactttctccaacaagatttcttctctctcctcaatgtatttggaatcttaattagaatcattaagtatcccttcttacttgtagggacatcatagacaccttaacttacgttagtctattcaccgccCAGTAGCCCAaaatttgaggtgtaacaagcaCCCTCCTAAAAATGGAGGACTCCCTAGTGACACTATTTTGAATTCGAAAAATGGGGGAGGCGGTATAGACCGTGTTTTTGCTATTAGTACTcggagtggtaaaatactccaaagTACTAAAAAGAATGTTGTTGATCTCGAGCCAATTAATGAAGCGGAAGAGGTGCAGTCTGGTGCACCaattattgttaatgaagttccTCGTGAATAAAAAGTTGTTGATATTCCAGAAAATTCGAAGGTGGCTAACGATAAGAGCAAGCAGACTATAAAAGGGGCTTTCCGCCCTTTGACTTAGCTTTTCAAATCTAAGCCTCCCTTTCCTCAAAGGTTggtaaagaagaaagaagatgcTAAGTTCGAGAAATTTTAAGATCGGCTGAAGCAGTAATCTTTGACCTTTGCATTTTAGGATGCTGTCAAGGAGATGCCCGGTTTTGCCAAGTACTTGAAAGACCTGCTGACCAAGAAAAAGACAGTGCAACATGAAACTCTGAGTTTGACTCACACTATGAGTGCCATTATTTCAACAACTACTATCCAAAAAAATGAAGATCCCGGGGCGTTCACCATTCCGTGTTCTGTTCGGTACCATGATTTTGCTAGTGCTCTGTGTGACAATGGGGCGAGTATAAATTTGATGTCACTTTCTATCCACAAGCAATCACATTTGGGGATGCCGAGGCCAACTATTATGAGATTACAGATGGCTGATAGATCTATTAAGAGGCCGGTTAGCGTGGTTGATGATGTTCTTGTGCGGGTTGGTAAATTTATGTTTCCCgttgattttgtgattcttgactGTGTTGTTTATCGGGACATTCCAATTATTCtggggagacctttccttgctacgGGAAGAGCTCTGATGGATtcggaaaagaatgaaataaaatttcgaGTCAATGATAAGGAAGTGACTTTTTAGGCAAGTAAGgggatgaagttaccaagtgcttatgAGAGCATTTCGGTGATTGATTCTTTTAATGCCGTTGATGAAGCTGTGGCATTCAAGATGGAAGAGGAAAGTTTGGGAGAAGCTCTTGTTGTGATTCTTGTAAATTTTGATGCTGAAGACATGAAGGGTTATCTGGAGACGGTTAATTCCCTTGTTGGGTTGGGCTCACATTCTTACAACCCAAAGAAGCTTATTCTTGATCTAGAAAATAGAAAAACTCCTCCAGCAAAGCCTTTTATCGTTGAGCCACTGAAGCTTGAGCTTAAGCAGCTCCCATCACATTTGaagtatgagttccttggtccAAATAATATGTTACTAGTGATTGTTTCGGCATTGCTGACTAAGGAGTCGATCGAGAGGCTTGTGGAGATATTGCGTGAGTATAGGcgtgctattggttggaccataCCAGACATTCGGGGGATTCCTTCAGGAATCTGTGAGCATAAAATCCAGTCAGAGGAGGATAGCAAGCCGAGTGTGGAACATCAAAGGAGACTGAATGAAAACATGCAAGAATTCGCAAAGAAATAAATCATCAAGTGGTTATATCTTTGGAGTGGTTTACCCGATTGCTGACAGAATCGGTGAGCCGGGTTCAATGTGTTCGAAAAGGGCGAGATCATAGTGGTGcctaatgcaaagaatgaggCCGATTAGATGAGGACTGTGACAAGTTGGAGAGTTAGCATGGACTATCATAAGCTTAACACTGCTACTTGCAAGGATCACTTctatcacgacccgactagggccatgacgggtacccggggctaaccaccgagcaccactcattcgtacacatcatgcattcattcattaatctcatgcttataatcatagaagaaccatttctacttgaaacatgtttaccttatatacataagccctccggctatcaaaataatatatatatatatacatacacatacgatgagaaactgtgagaccatactacccacacattcgtatctatgagcctctactagagcgctagacatatagacgggacaggaccccgtcatacccaaaatacatgtatatacacaaaagaataagtcaatggcacctccggaacaatggagtgctctcaagtcagctaacggctcctacgagtctggatgtCACGACGGtaacccgtaggccgtgactagtaccTAGTGCACCCGCACTTATACCCCGTTCTAAATTAACTAAATAGCGAAATAAACAAATATAGTAATTAAAGAATAATATAGGTGGCGCATAAAAGTGAGTATGGCGCGCGAAGGTCGATCGGGCCGtcaccaaaatatatatacaatccccCAACGTACACAAATTCAcagaacatatacagaacccactacacatgtctacagacctctacagactgaaaacataaacatatgacgggacagggccccgtcgtacccatgaAATTCATATGTACACATAACAGAAAAGACCGTACCCAAAATACgagctccggacaaaggagcgcTATGAGATAGCTGGTAGATAACCTACGCGGGCGGATCTGCAAAGcgtgtgtctgtacctgcgggcatgaaacgcagcccccgaagaaagggggtcagtacggaaaatgtactgaatatgtaaagcagagactgtaataaataaaattaagatcaGAACAGAATATGCGGAGAACGAACGAGGTACACAGATAATCAAAGTGCATATcataaatcataagtaatgcatgcagaaaacatatgccaaaactGGTCCCGTTAGGGACTCGGAAATCAGagcgtggtcgcccccgacactggcgccacaaaCCATAACAGATCATAttatatcagatggccatatcagaaCATAATCAGCAAATATcagcataagcgtacatggcacatcatacaccacaacccatgcacgtattatacctgccccctcacaccggggcacggcgaacaatgcagagaaatacgcgtgataacatatcctggcccgggctcagtgaaggaaacattgaggcatccacgagcggagtagtgagaaactaatgcaatataaaatataaaacatttacaaagactcgatAACATAATCCAGACGGTAGGTCGTATAGCGGACATTTAACAAAATCATAGCATAATCTTTCCGGAGGACACAGTAGTATGCACCAAAATAACTTTTCTGAAATCGTTCTAGTACCAAAATAGGTCATAAGagtcaataaaatatttatagtcGCTGTTATTTAGAAGTTAGAAAGGATAGCTAAAAGTCACCTTTGGTAATCATTTATAGACAGATCAGACGGAATATCAGGACAAGGCTCGAAAATAGTGGGTCCGCCTCGGGTCAagtaaggtggcgtacccaacGACGCATATTAGACCTTATGATGTCATTTATAAGAGGTACAAGATTATCGGATTTCGTATGTACAAGTTCTAAATACTTAGATGACTCGTTGAAACAATCGTAgcataattagttcaattctactgaatgaaaaagaggGAAATTTGGACGCGGATTCTGGGAAGTAGAGTCGTCCCAGAGGTCCGAATCCACGCCTACTACATTTAGgtcatgccaagagaagaataggaaaactttacataccttttgcgcttcttacgctctccaaaactcaaatctcttttcgcccaaaacctacaaatggtcacatttactgtatgttaactataaggctttaggcattcattttgaaccaatacttgtctaacaaaatttcggcaaaaacatctcccctataaatatgacaccccgagaatttaactcggctcaaatgtcaacaacaaccataccaacaacatcagtcatcgactagaatcgcttactaacataaagagtcttctttccacataaagcgacaacttccaaactaacttcacattttcaaaccaatatcagcattttcatactcattaccCATCAAGGttattccaacatcatttgaaggcattacatatgatttcacatattattcgcaaaatatacaaactttccaccgaactACAACTtatccgaaacttccattcttcgacaaacatatccataacacattatcatctctcaaattcattaaccacaatcacaactagcactaaaacaatacatttccataattacataacaacTATGTTAACACACATACTTtcccataataacatatatgcaattctaatgccaacttaaatcgttaaacctttatttacgtcataaagatcacaacaacgcaactaacatgttaaacaaaataaattcatcattagttcatcactcctataTCACACAAACCAACATGcctttttttccaacttcatccaattttcattcaactttcatttccaatacaaattccacaataaccacaactagaatacaacataaaattcaactcatccaaaccatacaacacaacatatattcggccatatgcatacatacacattcaccatgcaacttccatatttacATGATTTCTacccatttccacatactacaatataaacAAAGGCCTTACAACACCTAAAAGggaattgaatcttacctttttcttccaacttcttcactccaccaaattatccaaacgacgaaaccaacggtctatcttccgaaataactataccacgttgtagagggaccttggattagtataaataccacaagagaataattttggaagcaagatttTGATGGGTGAATTCCCCCTATGGTCAGCCGAaagtctctctctctttttttttttgctcttgtttttctcttgttcaattgttcttgaattttcttgaaacttaaCTCTCTTATAATTATTTAAGCACATGCTAGTCACATGACTTaatcatgggttgggccaagccataacatggccggccacccttgccttttgggcctaaattttctcatttttgttgagcccaataGTTGATGGATCGCTcttggaaattcacgggactaatttacaaggttccaattttgcccttgaccttccttaatatttccgcgtcaatatttccttagacatcacatgcacattaagtaagatccaattaaagccttatttcttaccattccgaatcatttccaatttttccgaatacgcgcAAAATGCAAGGTATAAcactggatcacctccctgtctacctgtgggcatgaacacagcgtccaaagaaaactgacgtcagtacgaacattgtactgagtatgtaaggcataaacaataataatacgtcaatgaaGTAAGggagcatcaaataaggagcaacctgtaactgactgttaattataaaagaaataatgcatgttggcttacttcataatccttatcatatcatgtattcatatatgtataagctgccgaccatataggtacggtgtgataatcattagcccgcgtccaggctgtcacaccctgatcttactagggtgtgatgggcacccgaccccatattcggagccgagcgaacccgctgactcttactacatacatactttctttggattcttagatcaaatgaaagtaaaatccatagtggaactttcaaaacctttttgtcgtttctcaaattaatcacaatctgtaagcgtaaggactttgtaacataatgtataaaaaCATGTCGGCTAGCAGGACCATTTCTaaaactgacactctagacccatgactctgtctgcaaagtctctaacttcgaacaaactgcACAGCAcatataatctgactcggcaaagacctgtacaaatggagtctaccaactccgctggaacgtcttctgtaaCGGCTTccactcatctgggtgtacctgcgcaacatgaaacgcagcgcccacgaaAAGGGGCGCgcgtacgagtaatgtactgagtatgtaaggcatgagtaatatcacgaaatcatagtagagacataaaacacaacataggagagtgatataacctgTAACTCTGTTTGTCTACAATGATAGATTTTGTgcaagttaactttaccttttggagtactatatagatatcaggcaagtaaactgcccgaccgtaTAGGTgtggtgtataactgcccgaccatataggtgcggtgtataactacccgaccatataggtgcggtggactactgcccgaccatataggtacggtgtaacgctttctgagcagaccatggaataaaggagtaatctgtcatccgagtgccccttggggcggatgccatgcatgctagctttaaaaaaaaacatgtaaatatctgtaagtaaactgcccgatcACATAGGATCGGTGTGTATCTGCCCGttcatataggaacggtgtataagcccgcgtccggtgcctcccgcgtccggggtgtaatctgcccactgcagtggtgtgtctgcccggccgcccgtcggacggcacggtgtcataaaataaatcatatgtaaatataacgcatgcatgagagcccaaagaaagtcatgtatctatcggagtgacgtaaggtcggtagcctccgatgatgttatggaatagccatgggcgtcgtgtctcaccttgaaggaacaattataaggcgagactatcaatcaaggataacaagACGGGAAAGCATAAGATGGTcttgacatatcatttcatatactttgaaacctttaaaatagtcattatccaaaaaaaatttgcttaacatttcatatcgtagTATTCATGGTatgaacatatccttgacatattcgtcctagtcattttctcatatctagcatcatcattgtcatcataaaatcatagtcgttgttttggtcataaaaaaactttcaaatatcgtaaaacttagattttggagaaaaatggatattttggaaaacattcataaacttttaggaaggaaattataccttggaaccattacttctaacttttggaaatgagaacgttatggaagcatttataaaatcttacatacgaatcatgccatagaaagaaaagggacgagccttaacatacctgtctcacgaccaactagctacgcttaattgtccaaacttgttgccgctagtctacattcaagacgattaacgcaattgttaggttcattatcatatgcctctcttaacccttcaaatacatttacttataatctgccgaaatttcggcagcacctcccctgtaaatataccatccccgagggTCTAGCtcggccaatttttaatcaacaacaatccgggaattcaacccggccaacaatatcatcaataccaacgattattctagcaacacctcaatactcaattcaattcaattcaattcaattcaattcaatgcacataatattccaacaactcaatcaacacacTACCTTACtcgaaaccttcaaattaaacaccaaccatacatttcattatcattcatacacgttaacttcaacaacacccttcactctacatcatataatccataatgacaacaactaaaatgtcaaataacatcaacttaccATAACTTACCTAAACATCtactattcggccacaaccgcttcttacatattttcatgcattttcatccatctttacacattacaacaacaacacaatatgCTATATCCAATTAACTCATTCTCGGCCAcaatactacaacaacatattttataaattttccaTCTTCtcctatacattacaacaataaccaacacactacataaaattaattcattctttctataccacacatcacacacacggccaacactacgCACATTCAATCACATtcacaactttcatatttccatgaattccattcattcccacacaccacaacatacacaactatccaaaacatatgaagagaggattaaatacatacctttttctacTTAACTTTTCATTCAGCTAGGGGAATATAGTGCACAAATTAAGGATTGAATTGCTCCAACAAGcacaccatgttgtagaggaccttccatttgatAGGAAAACTAGTAGGAGATAACTTTTCTCAATCAATTCTCCATGGCCAATTTTTCcttagccatggccgaacctccccttctttttttttttttctttctttctttctttctttctttctctccactcttgaattaaaatgatgacccctcctttatatatatatagagtttctacaagcatgtgaggggcacatgccctctcctctatatattttttttttctagagatttcttttctttttcttttcctttttatcttctagaattttcttcaaatttcccaagatgactaattcctttctttttcttcttattatttatttttttgtcacatggccaatatggcccctctttggaactttcatgaaccttgtgtaaatttaccgttttgcccctagccttccacattattcccatgatgccactttgcaaatttccctttttacccttagcctttatcaatattttcatactaccaatgttcataaataatattcctaacaactcgtacattaaaataattcttgaaaatgatcttatccttaacttgccacggcTACTCCAAAGtatccgaacgtacaaagtacgggttataacacAGGCCTTCCGCGTCcgggggtaccatctcatgccacccactagtggtgtctgcccataccatctagacatggtgtatatgctgcccgccttagcggtgtctgccctgccatataggcacggtgtaatatcatcatcatgtactcattataatgcatgcatagaactcaaagacaaatatactttatcggggtgacataaggtcgtaaaccctcgattccattatggaacatttataagcatcctgcctcaccttgaaggaattagcatataaggtgagtatatacaataaacaacatcaatggatcatagttgacatcatatcatgaactttacattCTTTAGGCTAAAGctcgtcatcatcattatcgtactcgtaatgtatctcttatctcacatggctattcgtgaacatagactcttagtttttcaGAATGTAGGGagttcatggagaaggagggaaaatcatgccttagaaagaaaggactagcctcacatacctttttcgtttaactattctatctcttgctcgttctccttcaatgcccacgtttttACCTTCAAGGGAGTTCGTATAACATTAGCTagacgattataagaacgttcttactaaagctaaagaaaattgggcagcatttcctctgtttatacaactttcctcatatcacatatcaactcccaatcatccataacaatattcacaatattataggcaacaattatcattcatctacattatccacatttcacaattttacttcaattcctctataatcatggtcatagttcactattacgttctctcacttataatgcttatcccatgttctaaatgtcattcataacatacttacaatcacaacatatcaataatcatgactcaatccaagcttttactcaaaaatgacactattcctacattcatgacccattttctatatccttctacaatccaagtgtttcaacttctcaataccttaaacaacatgaaaataccataaaacttaccttagatagtgtaggaataagagtggaaatactcttcttgcaccacaaccctagttcacttcccttggaatttcttggcttagatgaacttcaatgagtttcatactcttgattttgttggtttgatgaagttgatcataaatttctcttgggttcttgtggatgaagagtggagagagttctagagggttgttgagttgtggagaagagaaaatgaaatgaattaaatgagagagggtccttatattaattcttaaaatctgtcccgaccagattctacggaccaacatacggtccgtataaattatactgaccgtatgtctggccgtagatctggtccagtgaggtgtgctatcctgggctgattatacggccagacatatggccagtataatttatacggccagtatgttgggccgtataatgcccagttattccgaactcattctcgttgactcgtttgatctccaatccttatggaaccttcttgacacttgtttaacacctcattaccaatctaagggacgttatcactcttctccaaaacatcattaagctctCATTAACTTGTCActcataaatctcttccgatacataacatataccttgcctttcttggcaaccTTCTTCCCTCGCTTCAAATGTCTTTAAAATTTCGATTAGGATCGTCagatgctatttcttacttatcaaaacatcttattcgtcgtgcccttcgttatcCTATTcgctgtacgttaacgggaaatttttgaggtgtaacaacttccctatgccttttattgatcagcTGCTTGATCGGCTAGCGGGGCAATTTTACTATTGCTTTCTAGACGGGTATTCGGGCTACAATTAGAACAACAACGCCCTTGAGGATCAAGAGAAGACGAAATTTACTTGGCCTCATGGGACATTCACATTCAGCAGGATGCCCTTCGGTCTGTGCAATGCACCGGCTACCTTTTAGCAGtatatgatgtcgatattttccGATATGGTGGAAGACTTTTTTGAGGTCTTTATGGATGACTTCTCAATTGTTGGTGATTCCTTTGATAACTGTCTTGACCATCTGGGTCGAGTGCTTAAACACTATGAAGAGACTAATTTGGTGTTGAATTAGGAGAAGTGCcactttatggtgaaggaagggatcgtcctCAGGcataaaatctctgaaaaggggATTGAGGTCGATCAGGTGAAGATTGATGTGATTTGAAAGCTTCCTCCACCTATCTCAGTTAAGAGTGTCCGGAGCTTCTTGGGACTCACTGGTTTTTACAGGTGTTTCATCAAGGATTTCTCAAAAATTGCTAACCCGATATGTAAACTTCttgaaaaaaaggctaagttaGAATTTGAGGAGAAGTGCCAAAAGGCATTTGATGAATTATAGAAGCGTTTG contains:
- the LOC132042719 gene encoding uncharacterized protein LOC132042719, with amino-acid sequence MGEADAVKEMPGFAKYLKDLLTKKKTVQHETLSLTHTMSAIISTTTIQKNEDPGAFTIPCSVRYHDFASALCDNGASINLMSLSIHKQSHLGMPRPTIMRLQMADRSIKRPVSVVDDVLVRVGKFMFPVDFVILDCVVYRDIPIILGRPFLATGRALMDSEKNEIKFRVNDKEVTF